In Phaseolus vulgaris cultivar G19833 chromosome 10, P. vulgaris v2.0, whole genome shotgun sequence, a single genomic region encodes these proteins:
- the LOC137819665 gene encoding probable E3 ubiquitin-protein ligase ZFP1, with protein MLRVIVVEGNTMDSHYLLDAYYDNRMVYGMTQLNGVQHQPSLDIGVSNHISVTDSSNAIGIPFIHSFGSWGSLIQAPTPSANVSSLENSRMNLHRYHDTTGSRRSHRFAHQHYHHHAPPVQVQEIRGHSNFHARRGNMHRGHSNFHARRDNMHNHPARGHSNFHAPRGNMRNLPPRAFRQEVASFRDHHSDIQLDIDDMSYEELLILGEQIGSVERGLSEEIIANQMLTKTYLLPNNLEGSTSEELEIDLCIICQDEYKNEEEIGILQCGHEYHADCVRRRLQEKNVCPLCKSKALAIG; from the exons ATGTTAAGAGTAATAGTGGTGGAAGGAAATACAATGGATTCCCATTACTTACTAGACGCTTATTATGACAATAGGATGGTGTATGGAATGACACAACTCAATGGAGTTCAGCATCAACCTAGTCTTGATATTGGTGTTTCAAATCATATTAGTGTTACAGATTCATCTAATGCAATTGGCATCCCCTTCATTCATAGCTTTGGCTCTTGGGGATCTTTGATTCAAG CTCCAACTCCCAGTGCTAATGTAAGTTCATTAGAGAATTCAAGAATGAATCTCCACAGATATCATGATACAACTGGAAGTAGAAGGAGCCACAGATTTGCCCATCAGCACTACCATCATCATGCACCACCTGTGCAAGTGCAAGAGATCAGAGGTCACTCTAACTTTCATGCTCGTAGAGGTAACATGCATAGAGGTCACTCCAACTTTCATGCTCGTAGAGACAACATGCATAATCATCCTGCTAGAGGTCACTCCAACTTTCATGCTCCTAGAGGCAACATGCGTAATCTTCCACCAAGGGCCTTTCGTCAGGAAGTTGCTTCATTCCGTGACCATCATAGTGATATACAATTGGACATTGACGACATGTCATATGAG GAGCTTCTTATATTAGGTGAACAGATTGGCAGCGTAGAGAGGGGTTTGTCCGAAGAAATTATTGCAAACCAAATGCTAACAAAAACTTATCTACTGCCTAATAACTTGGAGGGATCAACTTCTGAGGAACTGGAAATCGATCTTTGCATAATATGTCAG GATGAATATAAGAACGAAGAGGAGATTGGAATTCTTCAATGCGGACATGAATACCATGCAGATTGTGTAAGGAGAAGGTTACAAGAGAAAAATGTATGTCCCCTATGTAAATCAAAAGCATTGGCTATTGGATAg